The Lycium barbarum isolate Lr01 chromosome 12, ASM1917538v2, whole genome shotgun sequence genome includes a region encoding these proteins:
- the LOC132621549 gene encoding pentatricopeptide repeat-containing protein At5g55740, chloroplastic has protein sequence MASLPINPTLNPHTLTLKPKSFVKFPESHFITNQEDGRKEKLVINKSYYFKVLGSLCKEGKLQEAVDFLKEMEYQNLYVGPEFYGELLQGCVYERDLQLGQQIHAKITKCGGFFAKNEYIETKLVIFYAKCDVFSVSNHLFCRLRKQSVFSWAAIIGLHCRMNMSKQALWKFIEMLENGILGDNFVLPNVLKACGALNFVELGKCVHGHVLKLGFEGCVFVASSLIDMYGKCGVLDDARKVFDCIVERNVVTWNSIIVSYMQNGFNEEAIGVFYDMRTEAIEPTRVTLSSFLSASANLCALQEGKQGHAISILSGLDLDNILGSSLINFYAKVGLVSDAEVIFDRLIEKDVVTWNLLMSCYVQSGQIDKALNLSRLMRSKGFRFDSVTLSSILSASADLRDLKLGREAHCFCIRNNFENDIVVASGIINMYAKCERIPDAKRVFDYTMEKDLVLWNTLLAAYAEVGLSGESLRLFYQMQLFGLPQNTRSWNSVILGFLRNGQVNEAIDIFTQMKTVGLDPNTVTYTTLISGLSQNGYSSEALTYFKQLLQAGYRPNSASIVAALSASTNLASLHDGRAIHGYILRQKIPLSLPVATSLVDMYAKCGSLNCAKCIFDLIPEKELALYNAMISGYALHGCVVEALALFQRLREGGVEPDSITFTNVLSSCCHAGLVKEGLDVLYDMLSVYHVKPSVEHYGCMITLLSRCGDLDETMQLIQSMPFEPDANVLESLLVACRELRETELEEHIANCLIKMEPDNSGHYVSLSNAYATTGRWNEVSKLRDLMKKKGLRKRPGCSWIQVGTEFHMFVSGDRWHPRTEEISTILALLDGEMQLY, from the coding sequence ATGGCTTCACTGCCAATTAACCCCACCTTAAACCCTCACACTCTTACACTAAAACCCAAATCATTTGTGAAATTCCCAGAGAGTCATTTCATAACAAACCAAGAAGATGGCAGAAAGGAAAAACTTGTCATCAATAAATCTTACTACTTCAAAGTTCTTGGGTCTTTATGTAAAGAAGGTAAACTTCAAGAAGCTGTGGACTTTCTCAAGGAAATGGAGTACCAAAATCTGTATGTTGGACCTGAGTTCTATGGTGAACTCCTCCAAGGCTGTGTCTATGAGAGAGACCTTCAATTGGGTCAGCAAATTCATGCAAAGATTACAAAATGTGGTGGTTTCTTTGCCAAGAATGAGTACATTGAGACAAAGCTTGTGATTTTTTATGCAAAATGTGATGTTTTTAGTGTTTCCAACCATTTGTTTTGCAGACTGAGAAAACAGAGTGTTTTTTCTTGGGCTGCTATTATTGGACTACATTGCAGGATGAATATGTCTAAACAAGCTTTGTGGAAATTCATTGAAATGCTAGAAAATGGGATATTAGGCGACAATTTTGTTCTCCCAAATGTATTGAAAGCTTGTGGTGCTCTAAATTTTGTTGAACTTGGGAAATGTGTTCATGGGCATGTCTTGAAATTAGGTTTTGAAGGTTGTGTATTTGTGGCTAGTAGTCTTATTGATATGTATGGAAAATGTGGGGTTTTGGATGATGCTAGAAAGGTTTTTGACTGTATAGTTGAAAGAAATGTAGTCACGTGGAACTCAATAATTGTGAGTTATATGCAAAATGGATTCAATGAGGAAGCTATTGGAGTCTTCTATGATATGAGAACTGAAGCGATTGAACCAACTCGTGTAACTCTGTCGAGTTTTCTTTCAGCTTCAGCCAATTTATGTGCTCTACAAGAAGGTAAGCAAGGTCATGCTATATCTATTTTGAGTGGATTAGATTTGGATAACATCTTAGGGAGCTCACTTATAAACTTTTATGCTAAAGTTGGTTTGGTTAGTGATGCTGAGGTAATATTTGATCGGCTGATTGAGAAAGATGTGGTAACATGGAACTTGTTAATGTCTTGTTATGTACAATCTGGTCAGATTGACAAGGCTCTCAACTTGTCTCGTTTGATGAGATCAAAAGGTTTTAGGTTTGACTCCGTGACACTATCATCAATATTATCTGCTTCAGCAGATTTAAGGGATTTGAAACTTGGCAGAGAAGCGCATTGTTTTTGTATCAGAAACAATTTTGAGAATGACATAGTTGTAGCAAGTGGTATTATAAATATGTATGCCAAATGTGAGAGAATCCCAGATGCAAAACGGGTTTTTGACTACACAATGGAGAAAGATCTGGTCTTGTGGAATACATTATTGGCTGCTTATGCAGAAGTGGGTTTGAGCGGTGAGTCATTAAGATTATTTTACCAGATGCAGCTGTTTGGTTTACCACAAAATACGAGATCTTGGAATTCTGTAATTCTTGGATTCTTAAGAAATGGACAGGTAAATGAGGCCATAGACATTTTTACACAAATGAAAACTGTTGGTTTGGACCCTAACACGGTAACTTATACTACTCTTATCAGTGGCCTATCTCAAAATGGTTACAGCAGTGAGGCacttacatattttaaacaactgcTTCAAGCAGGGTATAGACCAAATAGTGCAAGTATTGTTGCTGCCCTCTCAGCGTCTACAAATCTAGCATCACTGCACGATGGAAGAGCCATTCATGGATACATTTTAAGGCAAAAGATTCCATTATCTCTTCCTGTGGCAACTTCATTAGTTGATATGTATGCTAAATGTGGAAGTCTAAATTGTGCAAAATGCATTTTTGATTTGATTCCGGAAAAGGAGCTGGCCTTGTATAATGCTATGATATCTGGTTATGCTTTACATGGCTGTGTTGTAGAAGCACTTGCATTGTTCCAACGTCTGCGCGAGGGAGGCGTGGAACCAGACAGCATTACCTTCACCAATGTGCTGTCCTCTTGTTGTCATGCTGGACTGGTAAAAGAAGGCTTAGATGTTCTTTATGACATGCTCTCTGTGTATCATGTGAAGCCAAGTGTGGAACATTATGGTTGTATGATCACTCTTCTCTCTAGGTGCGGTGATCTTGATGAAACTATGCAGCTCATTCAGAGTATGCCTTTCGAACCTGATGCAAATGTTTTGGAATCACTGCTTGTGGCTTGTAGAGAACTCAGAGAGACAGAACTCGAGGAACATATAGCTAATTGCTTAATTAAGATGGAACCAGATAATTCAGGACACTATGTGTCACTTTCAAATGCATATGCAACAACTGGGAGATGGAATGAAGTCTCAAAACTGAGGGATTTGATGAAGAAAAAAGGTCTTAGGAAGAGACCTGGATGCAGTTGGATTCAGGTTGGAACCGAATTCCATATGTTTGTTTCAGGAGACAGGTGGCATCCACGCACAGAGGAAATAAGTACAATATTGGCCTTGCTAGATGGGGAAATGCAGCTTTACTAG
- the LOC132622850 gene encoding uncharacterized protein LOC132622850 has product MEDWEDVPVPDLLKKDLPVSKWDDEDVDDDDVKDSWEDEEEPAPAPKPEPPAEKAPKKSAAKASEKKGKEVEVHTKEEPLDPVAEKLRQQRLVEEADYKSTAELFAKKGGDDKTIDNFIPKSESDFLEYAELISHKLRPYEKSYHYPVLLKAVMRLSMTTMKGADAKEIGSSITAFANEKIKAEKEANASKKKTGGKKKQLHVDKEDDEAVVNAYEGYDDYDFM; this is encoded by the exons ATGGAGGATTGGG AGGATGTACCAGTTCCGGATCTTCTTAAGAAGGATCTGCCAGTGAGTAAATGGGATGATGAAGAtgtagatgatgatgatgtaaaAGATTCTTgggaagatgaagaagaacctgCTCCG GCACCTAAACCTGAACCTCCTGCTGAGAAGGCCCCCAAGAAGTCTGCTGCAAAAGCCAGTGAAAAGAAAGGCAAGGAAGTTGAAGTTCATACAAAGGAAGAGCCTCTAGATCCAGTAGCAGAAAAACTTCGCCAGCAAAG GCTTGTAGAAGAAGCTGATTATAAGTCCACTGCTGAATTATTTGCCAAGAAAGGTGGTGATGACAAGACCATTGATAATTTCATCCCAAAAAGCGAGAGTGATTTCTTGGAATATGCTGAGTTGATTTCTCATAAGCTGCGGCCATATGAG AAAAGCTACCATTACCCTGTTTTGCTCAAGGCTGTTATGAGATTGTCAATGACCACGATGAAAGGGGCAGATGCTAAAGAAATTGGCTCTTCTATTACTGCATTTGCAAATGAGAAAATTAAAGCAGAAAAGGAAGCCAATGCGAGTAAAAAGAAGACAG GTGGAAAGAAGAAGCAGCTACATGTTGATAAGGAAGATGATGAAGCAGTGGTAAATGCATATGAGggttatgatgattatgatttcatGTGA
- the LOC132622655 gene encoding myosin-3-like — MSSVVVTTYQMGSLSTLELMLEELQQEEENTNDLPPPLPVRPVTKTRLPKGRRKLTPFGKEKNTLEDIRVQEDAFVDQWSSAERDSAAMPDKICFMVDLREGDGLSGVVRIQRCFRGYQARRYYHELKTGAVALQSFLRGEIERKYYQGITRRLEAIIVIQKHVKEHLHKRTERKRTAAIRLQSVIRGWLTRKQFNLSGKGKPACGHNIIGKNELDKKEQETKVPRSVLLNLQRHILRTEAALERKKEENAALRLHIQHYEKKWNQYESKMKAMEKMWQDQLTSIQISLAAEREKYDDDKTKGELRLLILQDQEQDQDRHVDNGFPRTTALRRSALNLPVEVDDTQPQPSGRPNSKNHCNNNHHVMDMVNHYQNFVVHDQCKSGEEVSTLRPNDDLKKLKVRFEAWKKDYKNKLREAKATMKQFGHSERGKGSKIWCGR, encoded by the exons ATGTCTTCTGTGGTGGTGACAACTTATCAGATGGGGAGTCTTAGTACACTGGAGCTTATGTTGGAGGAACTTCAGCAAGAAGAGGAGAATACAAATGATTTGCCACCACCTTTGCCTGTTAGGCCAGTCACAAAGACTAGGTTGCCTAAGGGGAGAAGGAAATTGACACCTTTTGGTAAAGAAAAGAATACTCTTGAAGATATTAGGGTTCAAGAAGATGCATTTGTTGATCAATGGAGTTCAGCAGAGAGGGATTCTGCAGCCATGCCAGATAAG ATTTGTTTCATGGTTGATCTGAGAGAAGGAGATGGACTCAGTGGAGTAGTGCGAATTCAGAGATGCTTTCGCGGTTATCAAGCTCGCCGGTACTATCATGAGCTTAAAACTGGAGCAGTAGCTCTACAATCAT TTCTCCGTGGtgaaattgaaagaaagtattatCAGGGTATCACGAGGAGGTTGGAAGCAATTATCGTTATACAGAAACACGTAAAGGAGCATCTTCATAAAAGAACAGAACGAAAACGAACTGCAGCCATACGTTTGCAATCTG TTATTCGAGGTTGGTTGACTCGAAAGCAGTTCAATCTCTCGGGTAAAGGAAAACCAGCTTGTGGTCATAACATTATAGGAAAAAATGAGCTTGACAAGAAGGAACAAGAAACTAAG GTACCGCGTTCAGTTCTACTTAATCTTCAGAGGCATATTCTGAGGACAGAGGCAGCTCTGGAGAGAAAGAAAGAGGAAAATGCAGCTTTGAGGCTACATATTCAGCATTATGAGAAAAAGTGGAATCAGTATGAGTCAAAAATGAAAGCTATGGAGAAAATGTGGCAAGATCAGTTAACGTCAATACAA ATAAGTCTGGCTGCAGAAAGGGAAAAATACGACGACGATAAAACTAAGGGAGAACTAAGACTATTGATACTTCAAGATCAAGAGCAAGATCAAGATCGACATGTAGATAATGGATTCCCAAGAACTACAGCCCTTCGAAGGAGTGCATTGAATCTTCCCGTTGAGGTAGATGATACACAACCACAACCAAGTGGCAGACCAAATTCCAAAAACCATTGTAATAATAACCACCATGTGATGGATATGGTCAATCATTATCAAAATTTTGTCGTCCACGATCAATGTAAATCAGGGGAGGAGGTTTCCACCCTCAGGCCTAATGATGATCTCAAAAAACTAAAGGTTAGATTTGAAGCATGGAAAAAGGATTACAAAAACAAATTGCGGGAGGCAAAAGCAACAATGAAGCAATTTGGACACTCTGAAAGGGGTAAGGGGTCGAAGATATGGTGTGGAAGATGA